The genomic region TTTTAATGTCAAAAATTCTTTTTTTGGAGATCTCCAAAGTGGTTTATGAGTCAAAAACCACGTGGGCTTATCTTGTATCACTTTATCAAACTGCCTCTCAAAAGCATCAACTGTGCTTTGGGTTGTAAAAATTTCCTCACCGGATGAAGAGTCGAAGATAAAAAACTTCATCGGCCCAGCATCTAAGAACCAACTGGAAATAAGATCTTCACATTTTTGAGGGAAAAAGGGGTATGAATCTAAATATCTGAACCATCCTTCATAAGCTCTATTACAACTCTCATGATTTCCACGAACAAAAAGAAAAGGAGATTGTGTTAAAATATCTTTTGCAGGCTCAAACCAATCAGCGTACCAAGCTTCTTTGCTATATCCATAAATATCGCTGCACTTTTTTGTGTTTCTACATTTTGTTTGTCTATAATGATAATCACCAACATGGATAATTAAATCTGGTTTATGAAAAGCGATTGAATCTAAATTTTTTTTCAAAGGCCAGTTATCTACAGAATTACATTCTTGCTGAAATAACATATTTATTCTACATCCTGTATCGCCAATGAAGGCAATTTTGCTGATCTTTTCCGCTAATACGGGAACTTTTATATTGTCAATACTAATGTTTTGAGCATTTGTTTCTACTATCAGTTCACAAACTGTTTCGGTATTGTTAATTGAGCTGCGACTTAGCATTTCTACTGCCTTATTATCGACGTAAGCAATGGGACACATGTTATTGTCTATAATCGCACGTATGCTTAATTTATTTTCTGGAATGATTTGAGACCATGTGTACAATATTTGTGCATGAGTGGGGTAAAAGCTAATTGTAAGAGATAGAATTAAAAAAATGAAGATATTAGCTATTTTCATTTGTATAAAGACCTAAATTAAGAATTAGTAGTAAGATTAT from Wolbachia endosymbiont (group B) of Parapoynx stratiotata harbors:
- a CDS encoding metallophosphoesterase family protein, translated to MKIANIFIFLILSLTISFYPTHAQILYTWSQIIPENKLSIRAIIDNNMCPIAYVDNKAVEMLSRSSINNTETVCELIVETNAQNISIDNIKVPVLAEKISKIAFIGDTGCRINMLFQQECNSVDNWPLKKNLDSIAFHKPDLIIHVGDYHYRQTKCRNTKKCSDIYGYSKEAWYADWFEPAKDILTQSPFLFVRGNHESCNRAYEGWFRYLDSYPFFPQKCEDLISSWFLDAGPMKFFIFDSSSGEEIFTTQSTVDAFERQFDKVIQDKPTWFLTHKPLWRSPKKEFLTLKSHGNLTQIEAFGDKFPSNVTTIVSGHIHIAQILLMDNVPDQIIVGNGGALLHAQDQEPVYQNVEFNYPNSRNYLAHEVRNFFGFGFAILGLDDHKFTFYNQDNKEMYSANLTKDFKLKTN